The genomic interval GTTCTCCGCCTTTATCGGGAAAATCGGAATACAGTACGGCCGGGTTTACAGAAACTGTATCGTGATTGTAAATATCAATCCAATTTCGCTCATCGAAAATCACCCGGTGCATGCTGTCTTTTACATCAAACCATTCTCCCAGCATCGGTTCAGAAATGGTTGCACCATGAAATACTTCCTCTAAAGGTTGATTAGGTACTGCAGTAGTGGATTTTTTCTCTTCACAGGCACACCATGTGATGAAGAACAGAAAAAAAGGCAGCAGAAAAAATCGGCTGCCTTTATTGGTTTGAATATACATGAACATGAAATTATTTAATAACTCCCAGCTCTTTGCCCACTTTTGCAAATGCAGCAAGCGCTTTATCGAGGTGTTCTTTTTCATGTGCAGCAGAAAGCTGAACACGAATACGTGCTTGTCCTTTCGGAACCACCGGATAAAAGAAACCGGTAACATATATTCCTTCTTCGAGCATTTTAGAAGCAAAATCCTGCGCCAGTTTTGCATCGTACAACATAATAGGCACAATGGCTGATTCACCGTCTTTGTAATCGAGTCCGATTTTCTTTACACCGTCTTTAAAATAGTTGATGTTCCATTCCAGCTTATCACGCAGTGAAGTGGTTTCGCTGAGCATATCGAACACTGCAATACTTGCACCAACAATGTGCGGAGCGAGCGAATTAGAGAATAAATACGGACGTGAACGCTGACGTAACATTTCGATGATTTCTTTTTTACCGGTTGTAAATCCACCCATTGCTCCTCCGAGCGCTTTTCCTAATGTACCGGTGATAATATCTACACGTCCAATCACATTTCTTAATTCGATGGAGCCTCTTCCGGTTTTACCAATGAATCCTGTTGCATGCGATTCATCCACCATTACAAGTGCATTGTATTTATCGGCCAGGTCACAGATTTTATCCAATGGAGCTACGAATCCATCCATGGAGAAAACGCCATCGGTTACAATCATTTTAAAACGACATCCGGAAGCTTTCTTTAATTGTTCTTCGAGGTCAGCCATATCGCAATTCTTATAGCGAAAACGTTGTGCCTTACACAAACGAACGCCGTCGATGATGGAAGCGTGATTTAATTCGTCGGAAATAATTGCATCCTCTTCTCCCAGCAAAGGTTCGAAAACGCCACCATTCGCATCGAAACAAGCAGCGTAGAGAATGGTGTCCTCGGTCCCGAGAAAATGTGCGATTTTATGTTCCAGTTCTTTATGAATATCCTGTGTTCCGCATATAAAACGCACAGAACTCATTCCGTATCCATGGGTATCGAGGGTTTTATGAGCAGCCTCCACCACTTTTGGGTGAGAGGACAAACCGAGGTAATTGTTGGCACAAAAAATAAGCACTTCTTTCCCGGAATTCACCTTTACAGCTGCTCCCTGCGGAGTGGTAATAATTCGTTCGCGCTTAAACAATCCGGAGGATTCGATGCTTTGTAATTCCTGCTCCAAATGAGCTTTCATGTTTCCGTACATAGAAAATAATTTATGTGAGCTTCAAATTTATAGGAAATTCCTTAGCCAAAGAGGGCGGATTAAATCTTCGAAAATTTT from Flavobacteriales bacterium carries:
- the kbl gene encoding glycine C-acetyltransferase produces the protein MYGNMKAHLEQELQSIESSGLFKRERIITTPQGAAVKVNSGKEVLIFCANNYLGLSSHPKVVEAAHKTLDTHGYGMSSVRFICGTQDIHKELEHKIAHFLGTEDTILYAACFDANGGVFEPLLGEEDAIISDELNHASIIDGVRLCKAQRFRYKNCDMADLEEQLKKASGCRFKMIVTDGVFSMDGFVAPLDKICDLADKYNALVMVDESHATGFIGKTGRGSIELRNVIGRVDIITGTLGKALGGAMGGFTTGKKEIIEMLRQRSRPYLFSNSLAPHIVGASIAVFDMLSETTSLRDKLEWNINYFKDGVKKIGLDYKDGESAIVPIMLYDAKLAQDFASKMLEEGIYVTGFFYPVVPKGQARIRVQLSAAHEKEHLDKALAAFAKVGKELGVIK